Below is a window of Fervidobacterium pennivorans DSM 9078 DNA.
GTGAATCTTTACTTGAATAAAGTTCACGTAGTATAGCTTTCGTTTGACTTATGGAAGTATCAAGGTCCTCATTTTCCCTCTCTTCAACGGCTTTTTGCAATTCGATACTTAACGTCTTTTTAGCATTCTTTAATTCTTGATACTGCTCAAAGTGAGATTTAAAAGTTTCAACCTGCTCTTTTGTTATTCCAAATCTACTTAAAATCTCGTCCAAATTCTCGGCTATAGTTTTATATTCCCTTTGAACAGACAAATATTCCCCACGAAGTTGGGATAATCTTCTCTCGAGCGATTCCTTTTCGTAAAGTAACTCCTGAACTTCTCCAAATGTCGTTTGCAAATTTTCAACAGCGGAAACTATCATCTGTGCCGCACCTGTGACACCAAACTTTGAAAGTTCTTTTATAACTTCCTGCTCGATATCTTTAAGTTCGTTGAGCAACCTTTGTCTCTCTACATTCTGTGCCTTCCATTCTAAAAACTCTGTGTATTTTTTCCTCAGTTGTTTAACGTTGGTTATACCGTAGTTTGCAAGCACTTTCCAAACAGACGGTTGTTGAGGTTGTTTCATTGCCACTTCAACTAAGCGTTCTTGAAGGACCTCTACAAAAGCCATCTTCTTTTTCCAATTGAACATGAGAAAGACAGCTAATGCCAAGAAGACGACGGCAGGAGTATACATGAAGAGTGATATTCCTTTAAAAAGAAGTCCAAGCACAAACAAAACAATACCAGCACTGGCTGAAACTATCGATAAATCTTTCGAATATTTAGCTATCTGTTCATTTCTCTCTATTTCGTTTTGTAGGCTCAGTTTAGTAGATTCTATTTCGTTTATAGTTTCTTTGTACCTTTGTTCCTCTTCTTCCGCCTGTTCTAAAATGTTCTCATTTTCAAGAAACAATCTCCAAAGTGGGTCCTCATCAACAACGTTTCCTACTCTTTCACTATACATCTTGGTAAGCAACGAAAGATGTTTCAAGCGCAACCCTACGTTTTCTAAATCATCAACGGAAGATGCACCAAGTTGTCTGAGCTTTTCCTCAATGTCTCTTTCTTTCTTCTGAAGTACTTCCTTCAATTTTTCTTGCTCTGTTTCCAGAGCTTCCAAACGAGCCTTTATGGAATTTAATTTGTAAATAAGGTTCTGAGCCTCATCAACAACAGTAGTATCTAATGAATCAATCCAGATATACTTCGTTAGTTCCGTTTCTATAGCTTCTATATTCCTTCTAAGTTGTGCTATTTTTGTCTCAAGTTCTGACTTTTTTACAGTTCTAAGTTCTTCTAAATTGTTCTCTAAAGTATTAATCTGTTCTTGTAAATCTTTTATTCGCTTTTCAATGTTCTTTATCTTCACAAACAATGTATTCTTCTTATTTATCTTTTCCTCAAGTTCCGATATCATTCCCTCCGTTTTACGAATCTCTTCCGAGATTGCTACCAAACATCTGTTCATATCAAGTGTTTGAATTCTCTTTATTGCCTCTCTTAGGATACGGCCTTCAGATGTTTTCTCGGTCTTTTTCTTAAGTGTGCTTTCCAAAATGCCTCTATCAACTCTTACTGCTTCAAGCTCGTCGTCTTCCATTATGAAGGCTAAACTTTCGAGCAAGCTAATATCGAACTTTGGCACTTCTGCTGTGTCTTCACCAAACACATACTTCCCATCGGATGTTTCTAAATACCCACCAAAAACGTTATGTCCCCACGGTCTGTATTTGAGCGCTTCGTTGCTTGGTTTGCCAAGCGTGTATAACAAAAACCTTGCTAAAGTGGTTTTACCACTCTCGTTAGGTCCAAAGACAATGTTCAGCCCTGGTCCGAACTTAAATGAAGCATTGACAAATTTTCCAAATCCGTCTATTTGTGCTTTTTTTATA
It encodes the following:
- a CDS encoding ATP-binding protein; this encodes MLIKKAQIDGFGKFVNASFKFGPGLNIVFGPNESGKTTLARFLLYTLGKPSNEALKYRPWGHNVFGGYLETSDGKYVFGEDTAEVPKFDISLLESLAFIMEDDELEAVRVDRGILESTLKKKTEKTSEGRILREAIKRIQTLDMNRCLVAISEEIRKTEGMISELEEKINKKNTLFVKIKNIEKRIKDLQEQINTLENNLEELRTVKKSELETKIAQLRRNIEAIETELTKYIWIDSLDTTVVDEAQNLIYKLNSIKARLEALETEQEKLKEVLQKKERDIEEKLRQLGASSVDDLENVGLRLKHLSLLTKMYSERVGNVVDEDPLWRLFLENENILEQAEEEEQRYKETINEIESTKLSLQNEIERNEQIAKYSKDLSIVSASAGIVLFVLGLLFKGISLFMYTPAVVFLALAVFLMFNWKKKMAFVEVLQERLVEVAMKQPQQPSVWKVLANYGITNVKQLRKKYTEFLEWKAQNVERQRLLNELKDIEQEVIKELSKFGVTGAAQMIVSAVENLQTTFGEVQELLYEKESLERRLSQLRGEYLSVQREYKTIAENLDEILSRFGITKEQVETFKSHFEQYQELKNAKKTLSIELQKAVEERENEDLDTSISQTKAILRELYSSKDSLLTELKEMKNLYENIDVDFKQLQALVEKLDEFKLKAKIISNLINEIPEINRFLNERLANFIESYHKIFSDEFAGLFTKVSGAEKNFVVLPDLSVRLVVEGDMKAPDEFLSGSTKDLLIFCIKNALYKTFYDGSLPLVIDNTLIRLDDDRLKRVCEYLNEESELRQIILMTNDRRILEFFRDKKNVILLEG